The Flavobacterium johnsoniae UW101 genomic interval AAATCAATTTTTATCAGGATGACTTGTATCAAAAAAAAGACGCCAATTAATGGCGTCTTATATACAATTATAAATATTCAGCTATTAAGCTAAATCAAATCTATCCAGATTCATGACTTTAGTCCATGCCTTAATAAAATCATTTACAAATTTTTCATTTGCATCAGTGCTTGCGTATACTTCTGCAACAGCTCTTAATTCTGAATTAGATCCAAAAACAAGATCTGCACGTGTTGCAATCCATTTAGGCTGGCCTGTGCTTCTGTCATTTCCTGCATAGAGTTCTTTATCATTTGAAACAGCCTGCCATTGTGTATTCATATCTAACAGATTTACAAAAAAATCATTGGTCAATTGACCCGGACGATGTGTAAATACACCATTTTTTGAACCGTCTGCATTAATATCAAGTACACGAAGACCTCCTAATAGCACCGTAAGTTCAGGTGCTGTAAGAGTCAGCAAATTCGCTTTATCAATAAGAAGTTCCTCTGTAGAAACTGCTGATTTTGTTTTTCTGTAATTTCTAAAACCATCTGCTTTTGGCTCCAGATATCCAAATGATTCAACATCAGTTTCTTCTGCAGATGCATCCATACGACCAGGATTAAAAGACACTGTAACTGAGCTTCCTGCATCTTTAGCCGCTTTTTCGACTCCGGCAGAACCTGCTAAAACAATTAAATCAGCCAAAGAAACTTTTTTACCATCATTTTGCGAAGCATTAAACTCTGTTTGAATAGTTTCTAATTTACTTAAAACCTGAGCAAGCTTGGCTGGGTTATTTACTTCCCAGTCTTTTTGAGGAGCCAGTCTTACACGTGCTCCATTTGCACCGCCTCGCTTGTCAGAACCTCTAAAAGTAGATGCTGAAGCCCAAGCAGCGGCAACTAACTGAGAAATACTTAATCCTGAATTTAGTATTTTTTCTTTCAGCTGTTTTATGTCATTTTCGTCTATTAATTTGTGGTTTACTTCTGGAATAGGATCCTGCCACAACAATACTTCCTGAGGAACGTCTGGTCCAAGGTAGCGTGCACGCGGTCCCATGTCACGATGTGTTAACTTAAACCAGGCACGGGAAAAGGCATCGGCAAACTGATCAGGATTTTCTAAAAAGCGGCGTGATATTTTTTCATACTCTGGATCTAACCTTAGAGATAAATCAGTAGTAAGCATTGTTGGAAGATGTTTTTTTGTACTGTCAAAAGCATCAGGAATAATGGCTTCGGCATTTTTTGCAACCCATTGGTGCGCGCCTGCCGGACTTTTAGAAAGTTCCCATTCAAAAGCAAATAAGTTTTCGAAGAAATTATTACTCCATTGTGTTGGAGTTTTGGTCCATGTAACTTCAAGTCCGCTTGTAATAGCATCAGCACCTTTACCTGATCCAAAACTATTTTTCCACCCAAAACCCTGCAGTTCTAAACCAGCAGCTTCAGGTTCTTTATCTACGTGATCAGATGAAGCGGCACCGTGAGTTTTACCAAAAGTATGGCCTCCGGCAATTAAAGCAACCGTTTCTTCATCATTCATAGCCATTCGGCCAAATGTATCTCGTATATCTTTTGCTGCTAAAATAGGATCAGGATTTCCGTCAGGACCTTCTGGATTTACATATATAAGTCCCATTTGAACTGCTGCAAGAGGTTTTTCTAAATTTCTTGAATGAACTTTCCCGTCGGCATCATCATCTGCAGAAACAACTCCATGATCTTTCGGCACACCATCAGAACCATTATTATAACGTTCGTCGCCTCCCAGCCATGTTGTTTCAGAACCCCAGTAAACAGATTCGTCCGGTTCCCATACATCTGCTCTTCCTCCTGCAAATCCAAAAGTTTTAAAACCCATAGATTCAAGAGCCACGTTTCCTGTCAGTATCATTAAATCAGCCCACGAAATTTTTTGTCCGTATTTTTGTTTTATGGGCCAAAGAAGTCTTCTGGCTTTATCAAGACTCACATTATCAGGCCAGCTGTTTAAAGGTGCGAAACGCTGTTGTCCCGCTCCTGCTCCGCCTCGCCCGTCGTGTACACGGTAAGTTCCCGCACTGTGCCATGCCATACGGATAAAAAGCCCTCCATAGTGACCAAAATCTGCCGGCCACCAATCTTGTGAATCTGTCATAAGTACATGAAGGTCTTTTTTTACAGCTTCAAGATCAAGAGTTTTAAAAGCTTCTGCATAATCAAAATCTTTGCTGAGAGGATTTGATAGAGATGAATTCTGTCTCAGGATATTCACCTTTAATTGTTTAGGCCACCAGTCATTATTTTTTGTACCTGATGCGGCTTGATTATCCATACTGCCATTATGAAAAGGGCACTTGCTAATGTCGTTTGATTGATTCTCCATAATTCGAAATTTTTATTTTTTACTAAATTACTAAGTATAGAAAGAGAAAATCCTGAGTATTTATCATTTCTAATTCTTTTCTGATAGATAAAACTTATTGAAAAATATTTTCAAATTAGTTTTACCATTAAATAATATATTAGGGTAGTTTTATCAGCAGATATCTAAAATCAATAATAAAACTATTATATGTTACTAAAGCTTTTTATCATAGAATATTAAAGTTACTATTTTTTATAGATACTTAAAACAAAACTTTGTTATAAAGGCTTTTTTATAATCTCAAAATCATCTATTTTCCAGCCATTTTTTTGTTTAACAAATCGTAAAACAACATTGCATTTTTCTGTTTTGTTGTCTTTCAAAATAATGCCCCAATTTTCATTGATCGTTACTTTTTCACCAAAACTGCCACTTCCTCCCAAACTGTTAATATCTGTAATATTAG includes:
- the katG gene encoding catalase/peroxidase HPI — translated: MENQSNDISKCPFHNGSMDNQAASGTKNNDWWPKQLKVNILRQNSSLSNPLSKDFDYAEAFKTLDLEAVKKDLHVLMTDSQDWWPADFGHYGGLFIRMAWHSAGTYRVHDGRGGAGAGQQRFAPLNSWPDNVSLDKARRLLWPIKQKYGQKISWADLMILTGNVALESMGFKTFGFAGGRADVWEPDESVYWGSETTWLGGDERYNNGSDGVPKDHGVVSADDDADGKVHSRNLEKPLAAVQMGLIYVNPEGPDGNPDPILAAKDIRDTFGRMAMNDEETVALIAGGHTFGKTHGAASSDHVDKEPEAAGLELQGFGWKNSFGSGKGADAITSGLEVTWTKTPTQWSNNFFENLFAFEWELSKSPAGAHQWVAKNAEAIIPDAFDSTKKHLPTMLTTDLSLRLDPEYEKISRRFLENPDQFADAFSRAWFKLTHRDMGPRARYLGPDVPQEVLLWQDPIPEVNHKLIDENDIKQLKEKILNSGLSISQLVAAAWASASTFRGSDKRGGANGARVRLAPQKDWEVNNPAKLAQVLSKLETIQTEFNASQNDGKKVSLADLIVLAGSAGVEKAAKDAGSSVTVSFNPGRMDASAEETDVESFGYLEPKADGFRNYRKTKSAVSTEELLIDKANLLTLTAPELTVLLGGLRVLDINADGSKNGVFTHRPGQLTNDFFVNLLDMNTQWQAVSNDKELYAGNDRSTGQPKWIATRADLVFGSNSELRAVAEVYASTDANEKFVNDFIKAWTKVMNLDRFDLA